CACTATCATTATATCTACGACATTTACGAAAATAAAATGGTCTATTATAATACTAAAACAGATCCTTTTGAAAAAAATGAAATTCAAATTACTAATCAAAATACAATTAACAAAATTTATAATAAATGCGCTAATTTTATACATTAAATAAATTATGAAATTAAATATCACACTACCATGCTATAATGAAGAAAAAATACTTAACAATAATGTTATTCAAATTTTTAATTTTTTAAATAAAAAAGCAGATGAATATGACTGGCAAATTGTTATCGCGGATAACAATTCAACTGATAATACCGCTAAAATCGCGAAAGAATTAACAAGAAAATTTGAACAAGTTAAATATTTATTTATTCAACAACAAGGCAAAGGCATAGCAATAAAATCTGGATGGCAAAAATTTGAAGCTGACATTTACATTTTTATGGACGCTGATTTGGCGACTGATTTAAAATCCTTGCCTGAATTAATAAATTCTATTAAAAAAGAAAATTATGATATAACTACTGGTTCTAGATTTCACAAACAATCAATAATAAAAAAACCAATGTTACGCAAAATGATTTCGCACATCCTGCGTATTATTAAAAAAATTATAGTTAATTCTAATATATCAGATTTGCCTTGTGGTTTTAAAGCCGTTAATAAAAAAACAGTTGAAAAAATTATTCCAAAAATAAAAAATAATGAATGGTTTTTTGATTTAGAACTGTTAATTTTAGCAGAACATTTTAAATATAAAATTAAAGAAATTCCTATTCAATGGGAAGAAAAACGCAAGAAAAAAAACAAAAGCAGAGTAAAAATCATACCGCTTGGTTTTAAATATATTAAAAATCTTTTAGAGTTAAAAAAAAGAATAAAAAATGCTTAAACAAAATTTTACACTTTTAA
The genomic region above belongs to Patescibacteria group bacterium and contains:
- a CDS encoding glycosyltransferase, which translates into the protein MKLNITLPCYNEEKILNNNVIQIFNFLNKKADEYDWQIVIADNNSTDNTAKIAKELTRKFEQVKYLFIQQQGKGIAIKSGWQKFEADIYIFMDADLATDLKSLPELINSIKKENYDITTGSRFHKQSIIKKPMLRKMISHILRIIKKIIVNSNISDLPCGFKAVNKKTVEKIIPKIKNNEWFFDLELLILAEHFKYKIKEIPIQWEEKRKKKNKSRVKIIPLGFKYIKNLLELKKRIKNA